The Petrotoga olearia DSM 13574 genome contains the following window.
CTTTTCGATTTTACTCATTGCTAACTCTGCATTGTCTATTTTAAGTATCGCTGTGCAAAAGATCATTGGTTCCAGATGAATTCTTTATTGAATAGAAGTTACCTGAGTTTTAGAAAAAGATCCTTTTCCTCACGGGTGGGGAGCGGGGGAAGGGCGCTATAAAATTCATTATACAGGATTTGTGTGATAGGGTGGGATATTATTATAGATCAGAGTTATCCATTAAAAAATTTACACTAAATCACTATCTCTTCATCATAATTTGAATTTTTAAAATCCACGTCATTATGCAATATTTCGACTAATTTGCTAGCACTCAATCCTCCATACTCTTTAACAATCTTTTCTACAACCCCTCTTTCTTCATCTGCTAAATACTTTAAAGGGCTCTGATCTACCAAACCGATCATATATGTCTCTTTCAAAAACTTTTTAGAAAAATCGATATTCATTCTTATTAAATTTGTCTTTATCAAATAGTCTAAAAGAACGCCCTCTTCATTTTTTGCCCCTTTGGGAATTGGGCCATAATTATAATGAATGAATTTCAAATTAGCAATCTGCCTGCCAAGGTTTTTTTTGGATTCTTTTTCCACTAACCATAGCAATTTAAAAAAGACGGTTTTGTATAAAAATTCCTTATGATGATATTTTTTTGAATAATAAAATAATCCAGCTATTAAACCCTTCATTTTTTCAATGTCTATTTCAGGATGTTTAATATACAAAATTTTCTCTAGTTCTTGAACTTCAAGTTTATTTTCAAATTCTTTAAGAATTCTGTGAATGTTTCCTAAGATCCTCTTATACTCGATATCAGGAATATTATCTTTATTACTTTTTAAAATCTTGTAAAATTCAACCGGTTCGGAAACTCTTTTGATCAAATCGCTATTAACTTTAGTTGGTA
Protein-coding sequences here:
- a CDS encoding type II TA system antitoxin MqsA family protein; its protein translation is MYELKKPKERLFCEQCGKLVRYKTIKKRENYNVKNYPIEVERTVAICEECGAELLEPYYENENLKVAYRKYAELNNLVLPEEIKEIRSKYNVSQTLFALILGLGEATIQRYEMGSLPTKVNSDLIKRVSEPVEFYKILKSNKDNIPDIEYKRILGNIHRILKEFENKLEVQELEKILYIKHPEIDIEKMKGLIAGLFYYSKKYHHKEFLYKTVFFKLLWLVEKESKKNLGRQIANLKFIHYNYGPIPKGAKNEEGVLLDYLIKTNLIRMNIDFSKKFLKETYMIGLVDQSPLKYLADEERGVVEKIVKEYGGLSASKLVEILHNDVDFKNSNYDEEIVI